The Citrifermentans bemidjiense Bem genome window below encodes:
- the lon gene encoding endopeptidase La, with translation MTENITINMPEIVPLYPLREIIAFPYMVFTIFLKQEDMPPFEEAVLFNNLVALVKLREEPTGELFPALHEIGTLCKVMQINKLAGGGAKVVLEGVIRVRLLAIVQQTPVALSRLEPVREFAEKSMVSEALVGSLNALLKIALSYGRPLPDDVMKMIDFIDNPARLSDLVALYLNLPIDELQKLLETVDPLERLKKVYMHLTNEVQRLQIKGEVQAEVTKKVGKSQKEFLLREQMKQIQEELGEEDSRLGEANELRSKVESAHMPEDVRRIAEKEMRRLERINPASPEYTVSRTYLDYLTTIPWQVSTPDNRDINQAETILNEDHYDLKKVKERILEYLAVRSLKDKMKGPILCFVGPPGVGKTSLGKSIARTLGRKFIRISLGGMRDEAEIRGHRRTYIGALPGRIIQEINRAGSNNPVFMLDEVDKIGADFRGDPASALLEVLDPEQNFSFTDHYLDVPFDLTNVMFITTANQLDPIPAPLKDRMEVITLSGYTDEEKLNIAKSYLVAREVEENGLASMAPQFTDEAIYRVTHDYTREAGVRNLQRNIASICRKIAKEVAQGKKARPIVNPETVSELLGAPKFFDEVASEKDRVGVATGLAWTESGGDIIFVEATKMKGKEDLILTGSLGEVMKESVRAALSFVKANCAELGIDKKMFDETTLHIHVPAGSIPKDGPSAGITMATAIVSLFSGRAARRDVAMTGEMSLTGRVLAIGGLKEKVLAARRAGVKKVLAPAKNKKDLEDIPENVKNELEFFFVEDIREVFVQALNPTSPAPTAATSARTPAGAPPPQ, from the coding sequence ATGACAGAGAACATCACCATAAATATGCCGGAGATCGTCCCGCTTTATCCCTTGCGGGAAATCATTGCTTTTCCGTACATGGTCTTCACCATTTTCCTCAAACAGGAGGACATGCCTCCATTCGAGGAAGCGGTGCTGTTCAACAACCTGGTGGCACTGGTCAAACTCCGGGAAGAGCCGACCGGAGAGTTGTTTCCGGCACTGCATGAAATCGGCACACTGTGCAAGGTGATGCAGATCAACAAACTGGCCGGCGGCGGAGCCAAGGTCGTCCTTGAAGGGGTGATCAGAGTCAGGTTGCTGGCCATCGTGCAGCAGACGCCGGTGGCGCTCTCCAGGCTGGAACCGGTGCGCGAGTTCGCCGAAAAGTCCATGGTGTCCGAGGCGCTGGTAGGAAGCCTCAACGCCCTCCTCAAGATCGCCCTCTCCTACGGCCGCCCCCTCCCTGACGACGTCATGAAGATGATCGACTTTATCGACAACCCGGCGCGCCTTTCCGACCTGGTAGCACTCTACCTGAACCTCCCCATCGATGAACTGCAGAAGCTCCTTGAAACCGTCGACCCCCTGGAGCGGCTGAAAAAGGTCTACATGCACCTGACCAACGAGGTCCAGCGCCTGCAGATCAAGGGTGAGGTGCAGGCTGAGGTAACCAAGAAGGTCGGGAAGAGCCAGAAAGAGTTCCTGCTGCGCGAGCAGATGAAGCAGATCCAGGAGGAACTGGGGGAGGAAGACTCCAGGCTGGGCGAGGCGAACGAACTGAGGTCCAAAGTCGAAAGCGCCCATATGCCCGAAGACGTGCGCAGGATCGCCGAAAAGGAGATGCGCAGGCTGGAGCGGATCAACCCAGCCTCCCCCGAGTACACCGTCTCCCGCACCTACCTCGACTACCTGACCACCATCCCCTGGCAGGTCAGCACCCCGGACAACCGTGACATCAACCAGGCCGAGACCATCCTCAACGAGGACCACTACGACCTGAAGAAGGTGAAGGAACGCATCCTGGAATACCTGGCGGTGCGGTCGCTCAAGGACAAGATGAAGGGTCCGATCCTCTGCTTCGTGGGGCCTCCAGGCGTAGGCAAGACCAGCCTCGGGAAATCCATAGCACGTACCCTCGGGCGCAAGTTCATCAGGATCTCTTTGGGCGGCATGCGCGACGAGGCCGAGATCAGGGGGCACCGGCGCACCTACATCGGCGCACTTCCCGGGCGCATCATCCAGGAGATCAACCGGGCCGGCTCCAACAACCCCGTCTTCATGCTGGACGAAGTAGACAAGATCGGCGCGGATTTCCGGGGCGACCCGGCCAGCGCGCTCCTCGAAGTGCTAGACCCCGAGCAGAACTTCTCCTTCACGGACCACTATTTGGACGTCCCGTTCGACCTCACCAACGTGATGTTCATCACCACGGCAAACCAGCTCGACCCCATCCCGGCGCCACTCAAGGACAGGATGGAAGTGATCACCCTCTCCGGGTACACCGACGAGGAGAAGCTGAATATCGCCAAGAGCTATCTGGTCGCACGCGAGGTCGAGGAGAACGGGCTCGCCAGCATGGCGCCCCAGTTCACCGACGAGGCCATCTACCGGGTCACCCACGACTACACCCGCGAGGCCGGCGTCAGGAACCTGCAACGCAACATCGCCTCCATCTGCCGCAAGATCGCCAAGGAAGTGGCCCAAGGGAAGAAGGCGCGCCCCATTGTCAATCCCGAAACCGTCTCCGAGCTCTTAGGGGCGCCGAAGTTCTTCGACGAGGTCGCCTCGGAAAAGGACCGGGTCGGCGTAGCGACGGGGCTTGCCTGGACCGAAAGCGGTGGGGACATCATCTTCGTGGAAGCGACCAAGATGAAGGGAAAAGAGGACCTGATCCTCACCGGCTCGCTGGGCGAGGTGATGAAGGAATCGGTGCGGGCCGCGCTTTCCTTCGTGAAGGCCAACTGCGCTGAACTCGGTATCGACAAGAAGATGTTCGACGAGACCACGCTCCACATTCACGTCCCGGCCGGGAGCATCCCTAAGGACGGCCCTTCCGCCGGGATCACCATGGCCACCGCAATCGTCTCGCTCTTCTCCGGACGCGCAGCGCGAAGGGATGTGGCCATGACCGGCGAGATGAGCCTCACCGGGCGGGTCCTCGCCATCGGCGGGCTCAAGGAGAAGGTGCTGGCCGCGCGGCGCGCCGGGGTGAAGAAGGTGCTGGCCCCCGCCAAGAACAAGAAGGACCTTGAGGACATCCCCGAGAACGTGAAGAACGAACTGGAATTCTTCTTCGTAGAGGATATCCGCGAGGTGTTCGTTCAGGCTCTCAACCCCACTTCCCCTGCTCCTACCGCCGCCACTTCTGCCCGTACTCCGGCGGGAGCGCCTCCTCCTCAATAA
- a CDS encoding ABC-F family ATP-binding cassette domain-containing protein, translating into MLHLKKLSKDFAGKPLFTNISWHLKKGERVGLVGENGAGKSTLMRIIAGEVESTSGEIQIARGGTVGYLPQDGIVAKGQPLFAEVMTALSELQEIESEIAQLTARLERESHDAPGHDQLLDRFGHLQEEFRLKGGYSMESEVGNVLTGLGFSPADWEKECGEFSGGWQMRIALAKLLLKKPNVLLLDEPTNHLDIEARNWLEGYLQGYPYSVMLVSHDRFFLDQVCSRIAEVWNHDISDYHCNYSRYLVLREERVSALRDAKKRQDEEVEKIEDFISRFRYKTDKAALVQSRIKQLEKIERIVLPPERKKIRFSFPTPPKSGKTVMELTNVTKAYGSNVVLDGIDFTVESGERIALVGHNGAGKSTLMRVMANADVTSGSVKDGHNVIKDYFAQDQAQELDASRSAYDELLADAPFDMVPQLRDILGAFLFSGDDIHKKVAVLSGGERNRLALAKLLLRPSNLLLMDEPTNHLDLFSKEVLLEALKNFPGTVVFVSHDRHFIDGLATRVVEVGGGKLESFYGDYEYYLEKTSGMAPSSATDGGGRLTPSPAEQKKTESSDSDAGGDRLSRQQQREQDKQRQKEERARERKQTELEQKIAVKEGELAELEQAMAAPDFFSDHEAARLAGERHAQLTEEIASLYQAWESA; encoded by the coding sequence ATGCTGCACCTGAAGAAGCTTTCCAAGGACTTCGCGGGGAAACCGCTTTTCACTAATATCAGCTGGCACCTGAAAAAGGGCGAGCGCGTGGGTCTCGTCGGCGAGAATGGCGCCGGCAAATCCACCTTGATGCGCATCATCGCGGGCGAGGTGGAAAGCACCAGCGGCGAAATCCAGATCGCGCGCGGCGGGACGGTAGGCTACCTCCCCCAGGACGGCATCGTGGCGAAGGGACAGCCTCTTTTCGCCGAGGTGATGACGGCGCTCTCGGAGCTGCAGGAAATAGAGAGCGAGATCGCGCAGCTCACGGCGCGGCTGGAGCGGGAATCCCACGACGCCCCGGGACACGACCAGTTGCTGGACCGCTTCGGGCATCTCCAGGAGGAGTTCCGCCTCAAGGGTGGCTATTCGATGGAGAGCGAGGTGGGAAACGTCCTCACCGGCCTCGGCTTCTCCCCCGCCGACTGGGAAAAGGAGTGCGGCGAGTTCTCCGGCGGCTGGCAGATGCGCATTGCCCTGGCCAAACTGCTCCTGAAAAAACCGAACGTGCTCCTTCTTGACGAGCCGACCAACCACCTGGACATCGAGGCGCGCAACTGGCTCGAAGGGTACCTGCAGGGTTACCCGTATTCGGTAATGTTGGTCTCGCACGACCGCTTCTTCCTGGACCAGGTCTGCTCGCGCATAGCCGAGGTATGGAACCACGACATCTCCGACTACCACTGCAACTACAGCCGCTATCTGGTGCTCAGGGAGGAGCGGGTATCCGCACTCAGGGACGCTAAAAAACGACAGGACGAGGAGGTGGAGAAGATCGAGGACTTCATCTCCCGGTTCCGCTACAAGACCGACAAAGCGGCGCTGGTGCAGTCGCGCATCAAGCAGCTGGAGAAGATCGAGCGCATCGTGCTGCCGCCGGAGAGGAAGAAGATCCGTTTCAGCTTCCCCACCCCTCCCAAAAGCGGCAAGACCGTGATGGAGTTGACCAACGTCACCAAGGCGTACGGCAGCAACGTGGTCCTGGACGGCATCGACTTCACGGTGGAAAGCGGCGAGCGGATCGCCCTTGTAGGGCACAACGGCGCCGGCAAGTCGACCCTGATGCGGGTAATGGCGAACGCCGACGTCACCTCCGGGAGCGTGAAAGACGGCCACAACGTGATCAAGGATTACTTCGCCCAGGACCAGGCGCAGGAGTTGGATGCCTCCAGGAGCGCCTACGACGAACTCCTGGCGGACGCCCCCTTCGACATGGTGCCGCAGCTGCGCGACATCCTTGGGGCCTTCCTCTTTTCCGGCGACGATATCCATAAGAAGGTCGCGGTCCTCTCGGGGGGCGAAAGAAACCGTCTGGCATTAGCCAAGCTGCTCCTGCGCCCCTCCAACCTGCTCCTCATGGACGAGCCGACCAACCACCTCGACCTCTTCAGCAAGGAGGTCCTCCTCGAGGCGCTCAAGAATTTCCCGGGCACCGTGGTCTTCGTCTCCCACGACCGCCACTTCATAGACGGCCTCGCCACCAGGGTGGTCGAGGTCGGCGGGGGCAAGCTGGAAAGCTTCTACGGCGACTATGAATATTATCTGGAGAAGACCTCCGGGATGGCGCCGTCATCAGCTACCGACGGCGGAGGACGCCTCACCCCTTCGCCCGCGGAGCAGAAAAAGACCGAATCTTCCGACAGCGACGCCGGGGGGGACCGGCTGTCACGGCAGCAGCAGCGCGAGCAGGACAAACAGCGCCAGAAAGAGGAGCGCGCCCGCGAGCGCAAGCAGACAGAGCTAGAGCAGAAGATCGCCGTGAAGGAGGGGGAACTGGCCGAACTGGAGCAAGCAATGGCGGCACCCGACTTCTTCTCGGACCATGAAGCCGCTCGTCTAGCGGGTGAACGGCACGCGCAACTGACCGAAGAGATCGCGTCGCTGTACCAAGCATGGGAGTCAGCGTAA
- the scpB gene encoding methylmalonyl-CoA decarboxylase has protein sequence MAVISTQLQDNIGTITFNDPDHRNALSGVLIDEMLQSIGALQKGKMRVLVIRAPKGSKVWSAGHDVHELPMPGRDPLAYNDPLVTVLRSIQSLPIPVIAMIEGSVWGGACDLALSCDILIGCHSSTFCMTPAKIGVPYNVSGILHFMNIMGVNFAKEMFFTAEPLSAEEAVRAGLLNHLVESEQLEDFTYAMAGKITKNSPLSIGVIKEQIRLLASAHPLSPLTFERVQGLRRTVYDSKDYAEGIKAFLEKRTPVFSGE, from the coding sequence ATGGCGGTCATCAGTACCCAGTTGCAGGACAATATCGGGACCATCACATTCAACGATCCGGACCACAGGAACGCCTTGAGCGGCGTGCTGATAGACGAGATGCTGCAGTCGATCGGCGCACTGCAAAAGGGTAAGATGCGGGTGCTGGTGATCCGGGCGCCCAAGGGGTCGAAGGTCTGGTCGGCGGGGCACGACGTGCACGAGTTGCCCATGCCCGGCCGCGACCCGCTGGCCTACAACGACCCGCTGGTCACCGTCTTGAGGTCGATCCAGTCGCTCCCCATACCGGTGATCGCCATGATAGAGGGAAGCGTTTGGGGCGGCGCCTGCGACCTGGCGCTTTCCTGCGACATCCTGATCGGCTGCCACAGTTCCACCTTCTGCATGACCCCCGCGAAGATCGGCGTCCCCTACAACGTCTCAGGCATCCTGCATTTCATGAACATCATGGGGGTGAACTTCGCCAAGGAGATGTTCTTCACCGCGGAGCCGCTCTCTGCTGAGGAAGCGGTCAGGGCGGGGCTTTTGAACCACCTGGTGGAGAGCGAACAGCTTGAGGATTTCACCTACGCCATGGCCGGCAAGATCACCAAGAACAGCCCGCTCAGCATCGGGGTGATCAAAGAGCAGATCCGGCTCCTGGCGAGCGCCCACCCGCTTTCCCCGCTCACCTTCGAGAGGGTGCAGGGGCTGCGCCGCACCGTGTACGACAGCAAGGACTACGCGGAGGGGATCAAGGCGTTCCTGGAGAAGCGGACTCCGGTGTTCAGCGGCGAGTAG
- a CDS encoding M16 family metallopeptidase has translation MKTISRCVVVLAIVAGAATSFAQGLAERVQEHTLKNGMKLLMVERHTSPTVAAWIRFRVGSVDERSDERGLAHLLEHMLFKGTKTLGTRDYAAEKPVLDRIEATAQKLMAERIKRDQADPKRIEQLTAELASLEKEAEKYVVKEEFADIYARNGGSGYNAFTSKDGTTYLINLPSNKLELWASIESDRMRNAVLREFYTERNVVMEERRRSYDAEPQGKLWETFIADAFNAHPNGQPTIGWMSDIENLTRTKAENFLHKYYAPNNAIVALVGDIDPQKAIALVEKYFGNIPPGTPVPPVAVEEPEQAGEKRAEVVGDAEPELMVGFHKPTLPAPDDYVFDVIDMLLTDGRTSRLYKKLVLEKKLATSVSSFGAPGSRYPNLFIINATPRAPHTVAEVEAAIYEELERLKTEPMTKDELQQILNHLEFEESRQMASNGGLARNLTEYEAIAGTWRYLIEHRQKVARITPEDVIRVAKQYFTRENRNVGFITPKAQ, from the coding sequence ATGAAGACCATATCAAGATGCGTCGTCGTTCTCGCCATTGTCGCCGGCGCCGCCACCAGCTTCGCACAGGGGCTCGCGGAGCGGGTGCAGGAACACACCCTGAAAAACGGGATGAAGCTCCTCATGGTGGAGCGTCACACCTCCCCCACCGTCGCGGCCTGGATCCGTTTCAGGGTGGGGAGCGTGGACGAACGCAGCGACGAGCGCGGCCTGGCCCACCTGCTGGAACACATGCTTTTCAAGGGGACCAAAACGCTCGGGACCCGGGACTATGCTGCTGAAAAGCCGGTCCTGGACCGGATCGAGGCTACGGCCCAGAAGCTGATGGCGGAGAGAATCAAGAGGGATCAGGCCGACCCGAAGCGGATCGAACAACTGACCGCTGAGCTGGCAAGCCTGGAGAAGGAGGCGGAGAAGTACGTGGTTAAGGAGGAGTTCGCCGACATCTACGCCCGAAACGGCGGGTCGGGCTACAACGCCTTCACCAGCAAGGACGGGACCACCTACCTGATCAACCTCCCCTCCAACAAGCTGGAACTCTGGGCCAGCATCGAGAGCGACCGGATGCGGAACGCGGTGCTCAGGGAGTTCTACACCGAGAGAAACGTGGTGATGGAGGAGCGGCGGCGCTCGTATGACGCCGAACCCCAGGGAAAACTTTGGGAGACCTTCATCGCCGACGCCTTCAACGCGCATCCCAACGGCCAGCCGACCATCGGCTGGATGTCGGACATAGAGAACCTGACCAGGACCAAGGCGGAGAACTTCCTGCACAAGTACTACGCCCCCAATAACGCCATCGTCGCGCTGGTGGGGGACATAGATCCCCAGAAGGCGATCGCGCTGGTGGAGAAATACTTCGGGAACATCCCTCCGGGGACGCCGGTCCCACCGGTTGCCGTGGAGGAACCGGAACAGGCGGGCGAGAAGCGGGCCGAGGTGGTAGGGGATGCCGAGCCGGAGTTGATGGTCGGGTTCCACAAGCCGACCCTTCCCGCCCCGGACGACTACGTGTTCGACGTGATCGACATGCTACTGACCGACGGCCGCACCTCCAGGCTTTACAAGAAGCTCGTGCTGGAGAAGAAGCTGGCCACCTCGGTCTCCTCCTTCGGCGCACCCGGAAGCCGCTACCCTAACCTTTTCATCATCAACGCTACCCCCAGGGCGCCGCACACGGTGGCGGAGGTGGAGGCGGCGATCTACGAGGAGCTGGAGCGGCTGAAGACTGAGCCTATGACGAAAGACGAGCTGCAGCAGATCCTGAACCACCTGGAGTTCGAGGAATCGCGCCAGATGGCGTCCAACGGCGGCCTCGCCAGAAACCTGACCGAATACGAGGCGATCGCAGGCACCTGGCGCTACCTCATCGAGCATCGCCAGAAGGTAGCCCGTATCACCCCCGAGGACGTGATACGGGTGGCCAAGCAGTACTTCACGCGGGAGAACAGGAACGTAGGCTTCATCACCCCGAAGGCCCAGTAG
- a CDS encoding HDIG domain-containing metalloprotein, with protein MSNKPTRETTWELIKEYLPSDQMQRHSLAVEAVMRHLAKKYGEDEEMWGVIGLAHDVDYERYPDQHCHRAPEILKEAGWPEEYIRAVVSHGWGICSDVEPLSRLEKTLFTIDELTGLVAASALVRPSKSILDLPVKSVTKKWKDKAFAAGADRSVIEKGAAMLGVELPELIADTIDGMRAEAEAIGLKGNL; from the coding sequence ATGAGTAATAAACCGACCAGGGAGACGACCTGGGAACTAATCAAAGAGTACCTGCCAAGTGACCAGATGCAGAGGCATTCGCTGGCGGTCGAAGCCGTGATGCGGCACCTGGCTAAGAAGTACGGGGAAGACGAGGAGATGTGGGGGGTGATCGGGCTGGCGCATGACGTCGATTACGAGCGGTATCCGGACCAGCACTGCCACCGGGCCCCGGAGATCCTGAAGGAAGCGGGGTGGCCCGAAGAATACATCCGCGCCGTCGTCTCCCACGGTTGGGGGATCTGCAGCGATGTCGAACCGCTCTCCCGGTTGGAGAAGACCCTTTTCACCATCGACGAATTGACCGGCCTCGTGGCAGCCTCAGCCTTGGTGCGGCCGTCCAAGAGCATCCTGGACCTCCCGGTGAAGAGCGTCACCAAGAAATGGAAGGACAAGGCATTTGCCGCCGGCGCCGACCGGTCGGTCATCGAAAAGGGTGCCGCCATGCTCGGCGTGGAACTTCCCGAGTTGATCGCCGACACCATCGACGGGATGCGTGCCGAGGCCGAAGCCATCGGACTTAAAGGGAACCTGTAG
- a CDS encoding DMT family transporter — MTQLIITGVFSALFFSSTFVLNRAMSLQGGHWLWSASLRYLYMFAMFSAWLVLTGKSRLLREVFTTYRKNWFFWTIAGSTGFGLFYSLLTFSSSFAPGWVVATTWQSTILATPLVLLLFGKRVPVRGILFTLLIFTGIVLVTCEQATAASWKETLLGILPVLAAAFAYPLGNQLMWEARHGSIGIIPKVESCVLDSGIGRVLIMVIGSLPFWVVLTVVLRPPAPTGGQLLNTAIVAVFSGVIATTLFFKARHLARTPFELSAVDATQAMEVVFSLLGEIVFLGGAWPGYAGGAGVALSLLGLVLYVRSQAVAD, encoded by the coding sequence ATGACGCAACTGATAATAACCGGCGTATTTTCCGCACTTTTTTTCAGCAGCACCTTCGTCCTCAACCGAGCCATGAGCCTGCAGGGAGGGCACTGGCTCTGGAGTGCAAGCCTTCGATACCTTTACATGTTCGCCATGTTCAGCGCTTGGCTGGTGCTGACAGGAAAGTCGCGCCTGCTTCGTGAGGTTTTCACCACCTACCGGAAAAACTGGTTTTTCTGGACCATTGCAGGGAGTACCGGGTTCGGGCTTTTTTACTCCCTGCTCACCTTCAGTTCGTCCTTCGCCCCGGGATGGGTGGTCGCCACCACCTGGCAATCGACGATTTTGGCCACGCCGCTGGTGCTGCTCCTTTTCGGCAAGCGGGTACCTGTGCGGGGGATCCTCTTCACGCTTTTGATCTTCACCGGCATCGTCCTTGTCACCTGCGAGCAGGCAACCGCCGCGTCATGGAAGGAAACCCTGCTGGGCATCCTCCCGGTCCTTGCCGCCGCGTTCGCCTACCCCCTCGGCAACCAGCTGATGTGGGAGGCAAGACACGGGAGCATTGGGATCATCCCGAAAGTGGAAAGTTGCGTGCTTGACAGTGGCATCGGCAGGGTCTTGATCATGGTGATTGGCTCCCTCCCTTTCTGGGTGGTGCTGACAGTCGTACTGCGGCCTCCCGCACCGACCGGGGGGCAACTGCTCAATACCGCCATCGTTGCCGTCTTCTCCGGCGTCATCGCCACCACGCTTTTCTTCAAGGCGCGGCACTTGGCGCGGACCCCTTTCGAGCTTTCCGCGGTGGATGCCACCCAGGCTATGGAGGTGGTCTTCTCGCTGTTAGGGGAGATCGTCTTTCTGGGCGGGGCGTGGCCGGGATACGCGGGGGGCGCCGGGGTCGCGCTGTCGTTATTGGGACTCGTGCTCTATGTCAGATCGCAGGCCGTTGCCGATTGA
- a CDS encoding YajD family HNH nuclease encodes MSPSFRPRGPKSVPPKSAEEIDELVRKMRGEQQRPDNYRERSLKLHGWICAKCGREFELANLHLLTVHHKDGNHNYNPPDGSNWENLCVYCHDDEHSRTILAEYLEGKEKKP; translated from the coding sequence ATGAGTCCATCGTTTCGTCCGCGCGGACCTAAGAGCGTCCCGCCCAAGAGCGCCGAGGAGATAGACGAGTTGGTCCGCAAGATGCGCGGCGAACAGCAGCGCCCCGACAACTACCGGGAGCGCTCGCTCAAGCTGCACGGCTGGATCTGCGCCAAGTGCGGGAGGGAGTTCGAGCTTGCCAACCTGCACCTTTTGACCGTGCACCACAAAGACGGCAACCATAACTACAACCCGCCGGACGGGAGCAACTGGGAGAACCTCTGCGTCTACTGTCACGACGACGAGCACAGCCGCACCATCCTCGCAGAGTATCTTGAGGGGAAGGAGAAGAAACCCTGA
- a CDS encoding RCKP-type rubredoxin-like domain-containing protein, whose product MANWKCKSCGFTKEGRCKPQKCPQCQEKGNFEKEE is encoded by the coding sequence ATGGCAAACTGGAAATGCAAGAGCTGCGGGTTCACCAAGGAAGGAAGATGCAAGCCTCAAAAGTGCCCCCAGTGCCAGGAGAAGGGGAACTTCGAGAAAGAGGAGTAA
- a CDS encoding M16 family metallopeptidase: protein MISFGNSLFNKKSQARLTLFGILLAFTAGCSTMQGSAAKPDAPQAQQLAQPRNMSFPPLNFKLPKSDRVQLKNGMIVYLLQDRELPIVNLTSYLNAGSIYEPEEKVGLAALTGAVLRSGGTLKTPPEQLDRELEFMASSIESSINSDHAGVSFSTLSVNLDKTLALFAEILKEPAFDPARVEIAKSHAFEGIRRQNDDPKEIAGRELARAIYADHPLGRIPTIATVKAVTREDMVEFQKRYFYPANMILAVSGDFDREKLLQSLEKLFADWPNRNAPFPPVPKPNEELTPAVLHVQKDVNQSVIRMGHLGIDKNNPDLYAIKVMDYILGGGFTSRLTQEIRSNQGLAYNVDSYFEVGRRFKGSFVAETETKSESTVKAITLLNAIITGMTQAEVSDEELKLAKDSIINSFIFGFDRSSTVVNQQARLEFYGYPEGYLEHYRDNIARVTRADVLRVARQYLRPDAMKLVVVGNEKKFDQPLSLFGKVQEIKLNNNK, encoded by the coding sequence ATGATTTCATTCGGAAACAGCTTGTTTAACAAGAAAAGCCAAGCGAGGTTGACGCTCTTTGGGATACTGCTGGCCTTTACCGCCGGCTGCAGCACCATGCAGGGAAGCGCTGCGAAACCCGACGCCCCGCAGGCGCAACAGCTGGCGCAGCCCCGCAACATGAGCTTCCCGCCGCTTAACTTCAAGCTCCCCAAGAGCGACCGGGTCCAGCTCAAGAACGGCATGATCGTCTACCTTTTGCAGGACCGCGAACTCCCCATCGTGAACCTGACCTCGTACCTGAACGCGGGGAGCATCTACGAACCCGAGGAGAAGGTGGGACTTGCCGCCCTGACCGGCGCGGTGCTCAGAAGCGGAGGGACGCTGAAGACCCCGCCCGAGCAGTTGGACCGAGAGCTGGAGTTCATGGCCTCCTCCATCGAATCCTCCATCAACTCCGACCACGCAGGGGTTTCCTTCTCGACCCTGAGTGTCAACCTGGACAAGACCCTGGCGCTTTTCGCCGAGATCCTCAAGGAGCCGGCGTTCGATCCGGCGCGGGTCGAGATCGCCAAGAGCCACGCCTTTGAGGGGATCCGCCGGCAAAACGACGACCCCAAGGAGATCGCCGGCCGCGAGTTGGCCCGCGCCATTTATGCGGATCATCCGCTGGGGCGCATACCGACCATCGCCACGGTGAAGGCAGTCACCCGCGAGGACATGGTCGAGTTCCAGAAGCGTTATTTCTACCCCGCCAACATGATACTCGCAGTCTCCGGCGACTTCGACCGCGAGAAGCTGCTGCAAAGCCTCGAAAAGCTCTTCGCCGACTGGCCCAACAGGAACGCGCCTTTCCCGCCGGTCCCGAAACCAAACGAGGAGCTGACCCCGGCCGTGCTGCACGTGCAAAAGGACGTGAACCAGTCGGTGATCCGGATGGGTCACCTGGGCATCGACAAGAACAACCCCGACCTATACGCGATCAAGGTGATGGACTATATCCTGGGGGGCGGCTTCACTTCCAGGCTGACCCAGGAGATCCGCTCCAACCAGGGGCTTGCCTACAACGTGGACAGCTACTTCGAGGTCGGGCGGCGCTTCAAGGGGTCGTTTGTGGCCGAGACCGAGACCAAGTCGGAATCGACCGTTAAGGCGATCACGCTGCTCAACGCCATCATCACCGGCATGACGCAGGCGGAGGTCTCGGACGAGGAGCTGAAACTCGCCAAGGACTCCATCATCAACTCCTTCATCTTCGGGTTCGACCGGAGCAGCACGGTGGTGAACCAGCAGGCGAGGCTCGAGTTCTACGGCTACCCGGAGGGGTACCTGGAGCACTACCGCGACAACATCGCCCGCGTCACCCGCGCCGACGTGCTGAGGGTGGCCAGGCAGTACCTGCGCCCGGACGCCATGAAACTGGTGGTGGTAGGAAACGAGAAGAAGTTCGACCAGCCGCTCTCCCTGTTCGGGAAGGTGCAGGAAATAAAGCTGAACAACAACAAATAG